In Citrus sinensis cultivar Valencia sweet orange chromosome 4, DVS_A1.0, whole genome shotgun sequence, one DNA window encodes the following:
- the LOC102613823 gene encoding pentatricopeptide repeat-containing protein At2g27610-like — MSFSRLLRLFGDSKCILKGRTLHAKMITSGFHPNVITYNHLLLMYVKFSRINDAQKLFDEMPERNVISWSALISGFSQIGMPEVALNYFRLMVCCVLEPNYYTYVGAVSACASRGDARSGKEIHGRMYRSGLELNSHVSNCLINMYGKCGLLSSAQFVFDASLERNSISWVSLLSSYCQCGEHVHGLKIFLLSRKSGVAISEFSCASVLGACAVLGNLKVGMQIHSLVFKCALEFDKFVAMGLINLYAKCEKLDLASRVFSNIQLPDLTAWSALIGGYAQLGKACEAIDLFVKMFSSGLMPSEVTFSYVLGAFADVKETIGGRQLHSLIIKMGFSSFTFVANTVLDFYSKCELLEESLKTFDEMDEHDVVSWNALIAGHLASCHYGEAIELLKDMLFEGHCPNLYTYSNILNISSDIPAIEWGKQTHCCIVKPGFDSNVVIGSALVDMYAKCGRLNDARKVFDHLSSKNLVSWNTMLVGYAQHGLGREALEIYSMMQENKIKPNDNTFIGVLSACVHIGLVEEGWHYFNSMIRDHGISPRMDHIASVVHLFACRGQTRRAYEFIKSSPIEPNKVVWRCLLSGCKTHKDLVLGRYAAEKILSTDPEDTSAHIMLSNVYAEANMWDETAKVRKIMKEKSLKKDTGCSWTELQNKMHYFSTSRFAQFQGIDLHEVMNQLSVHLFDGGYVPDPIYSSHFEE, encoded by the coding sequence ATGTCTTTTTCTCGTCTTCTACGCCTTTTTGGCGACTCAAAATGCATTCTCAAAGGAAGAACACTCCACGCGAAGATGATCACATCCGGGTTTCACCCAAATGTAATCACATACAACCATTTGCTTTTGATGTACGTAAAATTCAGCCGCATCAATGACGCGCAAAAGTTGTTCGATGAAATGCCCGAACGAAATGTCATATCTTGGAGTGCTTTAATTTCCGGCTTTTCTCAAATTGGTATGCCCGAAGTGGcgttaaattattttaggcTAATGGTTTGTTGTGTCCTTGAGCCAAATTATTACACGTATGTTGGCGCTGTCTCCGCTTGTGCAAGTAGAGGTGATGCAAGAAGTGGTAAGGAGATTCATGGGAGGATGTATAGGAGTGGATTGGAGTTGAATAGTCATGTTAGTAACTGTTTGATCAATATGTATGGGAAATGTGGTTTGTTGAGCTCGGCTCAATTTGTGTTTGATGCAAGTTTGGAGCGGAATTCAATTTCGTGGGTTTCACTTTTGTCTAGTTATTGTCAGTGTGGAGAGCATGTGCATggtttgaagatttttttgCTGTCAAGGAAATCAGGGGTGGCAATTAGTGAGTTTTCTTGTGCTAGCGTATTAGGTGCTTGTGCTGTTTTGGGAAACTTGAAGGTTGGGATGCAAATTCATTCATTAGTGTTCAAGTGTGCTCTTGAGTTTGATAAGTTTGTTGCTATGGGGTTGATTAACTTGTACGCAAAATGTGAAAAATTGGACTTGGCTTCTCGAGTGTTTTCAAATATACAGCTGCCAGATTTGACAGCTTGGAGTGCACTGATCGGAGGATATGCTCAACTTGGAAAAGCATGTGAAGCCATTGATCTTTTTGTCAAGATGTTTTCTTCAGGCCTCATGCCTAGTGAAGTAACATTTTCATATGTGCTTGGAGCCTTTGCTGATGTAAAGGAAACCATAGGTGGAAGGCAACTGCATTCTTTGATCATTAAAATGGGATTCAGTTCATTTACATTTGTTGCCAATACTGTTCTGGACTTCTACTCAAAATGTGAACTTCTTGAGGAGTCCCTAAAAACATTTGATGAAATGGATGAGCATGATGTTGTCTCGTGGAATGCACTCATTGCTGGACATCTTGCATCTTGTCATTATGGAGAAGCCATTGAGCTTCTGAAGGATATGCTTTTTGAAGGACATTGCCCTAACCTTTACACTTATTCTAACATTTTGAACATTAGTAGTGACATTCCAGCGATTGAATGGGGCAAGCAAACACATTGCTGCATTGTAAAGCCTGGATTTGATTCCAATGTTGTTATTGGGAGTGCCCTTGTAGACATGTATGCAAAATGTGGAAGACTGAATGACGCTCGGAAAGTTTTTGACCATCTATCTTCTAAGAACTTGGTTTCTTGGAATACCATGCTTGTGGGATACGCTCAACATGGATTAGGGAGAGAAGCATTAGAAATCTATAGCATGATGCAggaaaataagataaaaccTAACGATAATACATTTATTGGGGTATTATCTGCCTGCGTACATATAGGACTTGTAGAGGAAGGATGGCACTATTTCAATTCCATGATTAGGGACCATGGTATTTCCCCGAGGATGGATCATATAGCTTCTGTGGTCCATCTTTTTGCCTGTAGAGGACAGACAAGAAGAGCTTATGAATTTATAAAGAGTTCGCCTATAGAGCCCAATAAGGTTGTTTGGCGATGCCTCTTGTCAGGTTGCAAAACACACAAAGACTTAGTCCTGGGAAGATATGCTGCAGAGAAGATTTTAAGTACTGATCCAGAAGACACTTCTGCTCATATAATGTTGTCAAATGTGTACGCAGAGGCCAACATGTGGGATGAAACCGCCAAagtgagaaaaataatgaaagagAAATCTTTGAAGAAAGACACTGGATGTAGCTGGACTGAGCTGCAGAACAAAATGCACTACTTCTCTACAAGTCGTTTTGCACAATTTCAAGGAATTGACCTGCATGAGGTCATGAATCAATTGTCAGTCCATTTGTTTGATGGGGGGTACGTACCTGATCCCATCTACTCATCCCACTTTGAGGAGTAG
- the LOC102614126 gene encoding copper transport protein ATX1, which produces MSQTVVLKVGMSCEGCVGAVKRVLGKMDGVETFDIDLKEQKVTVKGNVQPGAVLQTVSKTGKKTAFWEEEKPAPAESDSKPTDAVAAA; this is translated from the exons ATGTCTCAG ACCGTTGTCCTTAAGGTTGGCATGTCATGTGAGGGCTGCGTTGGAGCAGTGAAGAGAGTGTTGGGGAAAATGGATG GTGTGGAAACATTTGACATTGATTTGAAGGAGCAAAAGGTGACTGTGAAGGGCAACGTGCAGCCCGGTGCTGTCCTCCAGACTGTTTCTAAGACTGGGAAGAAGACTGCCTTCTGGGAAGAGGAAAAACCAGCACCAGCAGAATCAGATTCAAAGCCCACCGACGCTGTGGCTGCTGCTTAA